Proteins encoded within one genomic window of candidate division WOR-3 bacterium:
- a CDS encoding AAA family ATPase yields MKQLSQYRSSVHFLIIGKPGTGKTYSLLTLPRPLLIIDAEGGLSTLLRSEADISNIMYENVTDFDELRELLRSIDYNKFKSIAIDTISGLQSFHTMKRYMSLNRENLPFSEWNYILVCLKNLFYEMKQHNIIFVVNVHERVDTNLLAPSLQGQSATEIFMYVDFAFRSVYLNGEYLWKIKGENEPLKFRGKAPKEEYVRQNYTKLLEAMGIKL; encoded by the coding sequence GTGAAACAGCTTTCTCAGTATAGGAGTTCTGTTCATTTTTTGATTATTGGCAAGCCCGGTACAGGCAAAACGTATTCTTTGTTGACGCTACCGCGACCACTACTGATTATTGACGCAGAGGGCGGACTTTCAACACTCCTGCGTTCTGAAGCGGATATATCCAATATTATGTATGAAAACGTAACCGATTTTGACGAATTGAGAGAATTGCTTAGAAGTATTGATTATAACAAGTTCAAATCCATTGCGATTGATACTATATCGGGATTGCAATCGTTCCATACCATGAAACGATATATGAGTTTGAACAGGGAAAACCTTCCGTTTTCAGAATGGAATTACATACTTGTATGCCTGAAGAATCTTTTCTATGAGATGAAGCAGCATAACATAATTTTTGTTGTAAATGTTCATGAACGAGTTGATACCAACCTTCTCGCGCCATCGTTACAGGGGCAATCGGCAACAGAGATATTCATGTATGTTGATTTCGCTTTTCGTTCTGTTTACCTGAATGGCGAGTATCTGTGGAAGATTAAGGGCGAGAACGAGCCATTGAAGTTTAGAGGAAAAGCGCCTAAGGAAGAATATGTGCGCCAGAATTATACCAAACTGTTGGAGGCTATGGGGATAAAATTATGA
- a CDS encoding DEAD/DEAH box helicase, giving the protein MKLPIVVRAKEGSLYLRKGRIVDGVIVDEDYYFSEMLGGVLLEKRQYNGRTYYVKKVDEDMLLFLENPERYYSYFVFQLFDHFEVYMYDEHTKAFFKFRTFDDIKHDYFERFEYRAKYKPFEHQVVGANFIVNNKKALLFWETGTGKSLAALLAFDYLYTRGIVKNMLIVCPNSLVLNWYEKHLMDCFPFYNYANDSNTNSNIDVVVISGLPVNERIRVLRGLCDKPNVIIITNYDTFSRMERDRKGKIKFDFVIFDESHYMKNNTNRTKNINALLSFDYCAMLTGTPIDGKYIDYYKQFAICGYQRPFFVGSITEFKREYMFQTRYGVSYHRTYKILRYINNSSFELRKEQCLELPEKLYTPLHIDLTPKHMEEYRRFVSTLTLNVDEINTQIEQIIRKLEEDKDNEELLEQLKALTARRGKDYVTSVLPKILYARMLVAGVFYSGKNAKIEWLKENLHEDEKYVIYCSFTHTINRITSELIGDFRVSRIYGAIDADKRHDIVRKFNSSDDINVIVANPKVGGIGIDLTAAHTCIFFDNDPSYIVRKQAEDRLHRIGQTNKVQYIDLIARKTIDEYIYNIIARKKRISDELFNITTSELKRILTGGEE; this is encoded by the coding sequence ATGAAGTTGCCTATCGTCGTACGCGCGAAGGAGGGTTCGTTGTATCTGCGTAAAGGTAGAATTGTTGATGGCGTGATTGTGGATGAAGATTACTATTTTAGTGAGATGCTTGGTGGTGTTCTTTTAGAAAAAAGACAATACAACGGGCGGACTTATTATGTTAAGAAAGTTGATGAAGATATGCTGCTTTTTCTTGAAAATCCCGAAAGATATTATAGTTATTTTGTTTTTCAACTGTTTGACCATTTTGAAGTTTATATGTATGACGAACATACCAAAGCCTTCTTCAAGTTCAGAACATTTGATGATATCAAACACGACTATTTTGAACGGTTTGAATATCGCGCGAAGTATAAGCCATTTGAACATCAGGTTGTTGGCGCTAACTTTATCGTCAATAATAAGAAAGCGCTGTTGTTTTGGGAAACAGGGACAGGGAAATCGCTGGCTGCCTTGCTTGCTTTTGACTATTTATACACACGCGGTATTGTGAAAAATATGCTAATAGTTTGCCCTAATTCTCTGGTGTTGAACTGGTATGAAAAGCATCTTATGGATTGTTTCCCGTTCTATAATTATGCAAACGATAGCAACACGAACAGCAATATTGATGTTGTTGTTATATCGGGATTGCCTGTTAATGAGAGGATTAGAGTGTTGCGTGGCTTATGTGATAAACCGAACGTAATTATCATAACGAACTATGATACATTTTCGCGAATGGAAAGGGATAGAAAAGGAAAGATAAAGTTTGATTTTGTTATATTTGATGAAAGCCACTACATGAAAAATAATACCAACAGAACTAAAAACATAAATGCTTTGCTTTCCTTTGATTACTGCGCGATGTTAACTGGCACACCGATTGATGGGAAGTATATTGATTATTATAAGCAGTTCGCTATATGCGGATACCAACGTCCGTTTTTTGTGGGTAGCATAACAGAGTTTAAGAGGGAATACATGTTTCAAACACGATATGGGGTTTCGTATCACCGAACATACAAGATACTGCGTTATATCAACAATTCTTCCTTTGAACTGAGAAAAGAACAATGCTTGGAATTGCCAGAAAAATTGTATACACCGTTGCATATCGATTTAACACCGAAACACATGGAAGAATACCGAAGATTCGTTTCAACGTTAACCCTGAATGTAGACGAAATAAATACGCAGATTGAACAGATTATTAGAAAACTTGAGGAAGACAAAGACAATGAGGAATTGTTAGAGCAGCTGAAGGCGCTTACTGCACGTAGGGGAAAAGATTATGTTACTTCGGTGCTACCGAAAATCCTGTATGCGCGTATGTTAGTTGCTGGTGTTTTTTACTCAGGAAAGAATGCAAAGATAGAATGGTTGAAGGAAAATCTGCATGAGGACGAGAAGTATGTAATCTACTGCAGTTTTACTCATACGATTAACCGAATCACTTCTGAATTGATTGGTGATTTCAGAGTATCGCGCATCTACGGCGCGATAGATGCAGATAAACGCCACGATATCGTGCGCAAGTTTAATTCATCAGACGATATCAATGTCATCGTTGCTAATCCTAAAGTCGGCGGTATCGGCATTGACCTTACAGCTGCCCATACATGTATCTTCTTTGATAACGACCCATCATACATTGTTAGAAAACAGGCGGAAGATAGATTGCACAGGATTGGGCAAACGAATAAGGTTCAGTATATTGACCTGATAGCCAGAAAGACTATTGACGAGTATATATACAACATTATCGCACGGAAGAAGAGAATATCAGACGAATTGTTCAATATCACCACGTCGGAATTAAAGAGAATACTTACAGGAGGGGAAGAGTGA